One Roseovarius indicus genomic window, CGCGGATCACGCCGTCTTCAGGGGTTTGCGTGTTGACCGTGCGCTCACGGCCATTGGCGTAGCGGAAGATCGCAGGCACCGGCGCGTTCCGCGGAAATTCGAAATACGTAAACGTCCCGTCATCCCAGACACGGGTGGGGGTGAACTCGGTCCGGGCGCTGGCACCGTAATTATAGTTCGGCGCTTGGGCCGCGATGGCACGTGTGGGCCGCGTATTGTCTTCGGGGTAGCGGAACTGGACCACGTAAAAGGTCGGACTGCGGGTCTCCTCGACGTTAAAGTAATAACTGCGCCTGTTCGTGTAGACGGTCACATTGGTATGCACCCCGCGCGCCACCGGCTTGATCGCGAAGGCCTGACCCCCGGGTACGCCGTCGATCTCGAAGCCTTCCGTGTCGCCCGCAATGATCGAGCGGATGCTCTCGCCTTCCCCGAACTCGACCGTGGTCACATGGGTGAGCGACACGCTGAGCCGGTAGACCTGACCTTCTTGATATGTTGCCAGCCGCACCCGATTGTCATTGGGCCCGCCACGCGGGATGGCTTCGGCGAAAGCAAGGCCGGGCAACAGGGCAATCAGCAATATGAAAAGTCGAGCAGGGAACAAACATGCGTTTCCGGAATGAGTTGGGTCGCCAATACCCTGCCACGCTGCGCGCTCTCGGGACATTGGCGACAAGATATTTTGAATTGAATTCCAGAAACGCATTAATTCTCCAATCTGTCGGAGCGGATGGAATATTCGAGGACCGTGAAGCCGAAGGGGTTGGTCCAGACCTCATCGATGGAGCGGCGGGTCTCGGGGCGGAACTCGAAGAGAAGCGTGGCGGTGAAAAGCCCGGTTTGGACGCCGTTGATAGATGTCAGGCGCTTGCGCAGGCGGACCGTCGCGCGGTTGGTTCCGATCCGGTTGATGCTGAGGATCTCCACGTCGAGCCGCGCATTGGGGCCATAGACCGTCGGCGGGTAGTTCTCATTGGCGCTGTTCCAGATCTGGCGCAGCCCGCTCTCGGCAGCTCCGTCCGAGCGGCGCAGGACGTTGCGGATGCGTAGATCGTTGTCGAGCTGGTTGTAGACCTCCCGGTCGGTCACATAGCGGAACACCTCCGCCTCGATGATCGCTTGGTTGGCGGTCACCGAGGAGGCGCCGACCGAGGCTTCGGGGAGTGCAAAGCCGGTGGCGGGATCATAGGGAACAACGACGGGGGGCGGGTCGACATCGAGGATCGAGACCGCCGCGGCGCTCAGACAGCCGATGCCACCGAAGACAAGGCCCGTCAGGCCAAGGCGTTGCCAGAGCCGTTCGCGGCGCAAGGCACCGTAGACCAGTTCTTCCTCGATGATTTCCTGTTCACTCGCCACCATTCATGCCCCCACGATTACTCGGCCCGAAGGTCCGGCAAGGTGAAATCCATGAAGCGCTGTTCTTCGGCGATTGTGGCGGCATCAATCACGCCGCCTGTGCCGTCACCCACGGTTTGCACGGCCTCAAGCTGCCACATGGCGACGAGGGCAATTGCCAGCTCCGCCGTCACCCGCGTGTTGAGGTCGATACTTTCCTTCAGTTCGTCCATGTCATCGATCAGCCCGACCAACCGGTCGACGCGTTCCAGCGATTGGCCCGCGTCCTCGTAGCTGTTCTGGGCAGCGGCCGAGACGAGCGCGCCGGTTGTGGCCTGCGTCGCCACGCGGTTGGCCCCGGGATTTCCGCTGGTGGCCATTTCCGTGAGGGTATCGTCATCAAAGCCGAGATCGGCCAGCACCCGGTCCATCTGTGTTTCGATCTCGCCCGCGCCGGAGCCCGACAGGCCAGAGAAGTCTCCGGTCTTGATGGCCTCAATCGTGGCGAGGATGTCTCCGAACTCCTGATCGAGCAGGCCGTTCAGCTCGTCTTCCATCTCGGTGCGGATGATTTCCGGCAGTTCGGCGAGGCGGGTGAGGGCTTCGTAGGTCCGTTGCAGCTCCGCGAGTTGTTCCGTGAGAGTGGCAAGCTGTTCACGGAGCTGCGTCAGCTGCTCGTTTTGCAGGATCTCGTCCTCGATCATCTGCCGGAGTTGCTGGATGTTTTGCGCGATGTTCTGGGTATCGACGACGGGCACGCCTTGTGCCAGGGCAGGGGACAGGGTGCCAAGATGCAGGCCAATCCCAAGCGTCGTGGCCAAGGCCGTTCTCATGAGTAGATGTCTCATCAGTCTATCTCCCTGATCGTGAATTCCATGAACGCGCCCTCGGCCATGCGGGCGCTGGCCTGTGCCAGCTCTTCGGCCGAGAGTACGCGGGTCCGCGCCGCCTGTAGCCGGATGCGGGCCGCGACGAGACGCACGAGTTCGGCGCGGGCATAGGTATTGAGCGCGACGCTTTCCTGTACGTCTTCCGTCGCGGAAATCCGCGTGACGATGTCTTGGATACGCAGGGCAGCTTGCCTGATCGCGGCGGGCGAGTTGTTGCCATAGAAAGCCGCGCCATGCCCGGTCATCGAGAGGTTAGCATTGGCCAGAAGCGCGGGGTCGATCGTGCCGAGCGCTTCGATCCCGCCGATTCGGCTGAGGTAGAGATTGTAGCGTTCGGGGATGACCTGGACGTAGTGCTGGGTCTCGCGGAAGGGTGGTACGCCCCCATATTCGAACACGCGACCGGGTCCGGCGTTGTAGGCCGCGAGGGCGTTGATGACATTGCCATCGAATGTGTTGAGCTGGGCCGCAAGATACCGCGCGCCGCCATGCACCTGCAGATAGGGGCTGTTGTAGTATTCCGGGTTAATGCCGAGATCGCTGGCGGTCCCGGGCATGATCTGGGTGAGGCCGAAGGCCCCGACGGGCGAGCGCGCGCCGATGGTAAACCGGCTTTCCTGCCAGATGAGCGCCTGTAGGAGTGCGCGCCATTGAACCGGGGAGAGGCCCGCGCGGCCAACGCCGGCAAAGCCGCTGGTTTCCTGGGCGACGCGGATGATGAGTTGCTCGATGTTTTCTGCCGCATCCCCGAACATCTGTGCGCCGCCGGGATTGGGGTCGGTCTCGGCATTGCCGTAGACCGTTTCGACGGAACGGGCTGGATCGCCGCTTCCGTTTTCCAGCCCTGAAATCATCGCGGTCGGGCCCTGACCGCCGAAGCTGGTCTGGGCATCGAGGATGCGTTGCAGAGTTTCCAGCTGCTCCCGTTCGATCTCGGCAATGAGTTCGCGCACGGCAAGCTTGTCCGCCTGGACCGCGAGGTCAGCCTCGCGATCGCCGGTCTCGACGATATCGCGCGCAGTCAGCCCGCTGTCATTGGTCGGCACACCTTGGGACAAGGCGAGACCGGGCAGCAGGCAAAGGGCCAGGATATGGGGCAGCTTAGACCTCAATGTCACCCTCCGGTGCGCCGATCGGCGTGAAGCTGCGCATTCCGGGCTTCGCGGACAGCCATTCCAACGGCACGCGGACAGTCATTCCGGGGTGCGCGGACAAAGTTCGCGCGGGATGCTGAGCGTTTGATTTGACATCTCAGGTGTCGGTTTGTTCGTCAACGGTTTTGGTCGCGGGGGCATCGCGGGTCTTGCGCATCGACGGGCCATCGAGAGGCAATCTGTGCGCATTGTGGATCAGGCGATCCAGGATAGCGTCCGCGAAAGTCGGTTCGTCGATGATGTTGTGCCAGGCATCGACCGGCAGCTGGCTTGTGACCAGCGTTGCGCCGGACCCGTATCGATCCTCGATGATTTCCATCATATCCCGGCGCTGTGGCGCGGTCATGCGTTCCGGCCCCCAGTCGTCGAGAATGAGCAAGTCCGCTTTGACAAGCTGGCGGAACATGCGTGGGAAGCGTCCATCGTCATGCGCCAGTTGCAGTTCCGAAAACAGCCTCGGCAGGCGCTTGTAGATCACGGTGGCGTTGTCGCGGCAGGCTCTTTGTCCCAAGGCGCAGGCCAACCAAGTTTTGCCGACCCCACAGGGGCCGGTGATCAGCAGGTTGCGCTTTTCCTTGATCCATCGGCCAGCGGCGAGCTGTTGGAACAAAGCCTTGTCGAGGCGGCGCGCGGCGCGGAAATCGACATCTTCGACGCAAGCGCCACCGTGACGAAGCTTGGCGGCGCGCAGCCGGGACTGGAACCGCTTGGTCGTGCGGTTCGCCACCTCCCGGTCGATCAGGAGGCCGAGCCATTCGGCATGGCCCATGTCGGCGGCGCTGTCCTGGGATTGCAGTTCGGTGAAAGCGTCCGCCATGCCGTCCAGCTTGAGCTGGCGCAGCAGGTCGTGGGTTGGATGATCAAGCATGTGTATCCTTTCTCAGTGGAAATAATCGGCGCCGCGAATGTTGGGGTGGGTGATCGCCGGTTCCTCTGCGGGCCGATCCGGGGCCCGGCGATATCTCTTGTTCTTCAGGATGGATTGCAGGGAGCCGTAGGAATGGGCGCCGATGGTGAGCGCGTAATTTGCGGCCGCTTCAAACTCGGTTGCCGCGTATCCCTTGGACAACCGCAGGATGCCCAGGCAGGCGCGGAACCCCTGCACGGGGTGTTTGCGTTCGCGCATGATGACCTCGACGAGGGATGCCGTGTTGGGGCCGACCTTGGACGCCCACCGGCACAGGCGCTCCGGGGTCCAATCGGCATAGGCTCGGTGATTGGACGGCATGTGATCCATCACCGTAGTGTGCTTGCGGTTGCCCGATGTCCGGACATGCGAGGCAACGCGCTGATCTTTATGGAATATCTCGATAGTCCGACTGGTGATGCGCGCCCAGACCTCGGCCTTCAGCAGGGTGTGGGGCACCGAGTAATAATGCCGGTCGATCTCGACGTGGTAGTCGAGCCCCACCTTGCGGCAGCGCCATTCCGCGAACTCGTATGGCTCCAGCGGAAGCGGCTGGAGGGCGTGGCGTTCGATCTGTTCGAACAGCTCCCGGCGGCTGGCCCCGAGATGACGGGTGCGCCGGTTGTTGAAGCGCTCCAGAAGCTCCCGGATCGCCGCGTTCAACTCCGCCAACGAGGAAAAGCGCCGGTTCCGCAGCCGCGCATGGATCCACCTCTGCGCGAGCTGCACGGCCACCTCGACTGTGGCCTTGTCGCGAGGCTTGCGCGGGCGGGCCGGGATGATGGCGGTGTCGTAATGTGCCGCCATGTCGGCGTAGCTGCGATTGATTTGTGGATCGTGGAAGCAGGCCTTGGTGACCCCGGATTTGAGATTGTCCGAGACCACCGTCGTGGGCACGCCGCCCAAGAATGCGAAGGTTCGCGTGTGACTGCCGATCCAGTCGGACAGGCCTTGTGTCCAGGTGGCTTCGGCATAGGTCAGGTTCGACGCGCCGAGGGCTGCGACAAAGAACTCGGCCTGGCGCACCTCACCAGTCTCGGGGTCCACTATCTCGAAGGTTTGCCCGGCGTAGTCCACGTAAAGCGCTTCGCCCGCCACATGATGCTGGCGCATCACCGGGGCCAGCCTGCCCTCCCAGCGGCGGTAAAGCTCGCAAAAACGGCTGTAGCCATAGCCCTTGGGATGCGCCTCCCGGTATTCCTCCCAGAGCAGCGACAGGGTCACTCCGGGCCTGCGCAACTCGCTATGCACATGCGCCCAGTCCGGCTTCGGGTAGGTGGTAGCTGCATCTGGCGGTGGGACCGGGAACAACAACGCTTCCAGCGCAGCATCCGTCAGATCATCCGGCAGCGGCCAGGACAAACCCGCCCGCGCCGCCCGGCCGACATACTCGCTGACCGACGTACGGCCGACGCCGATGCTGTCGCCAACCTCCCGGGTCGTCAGGCCGCTTGCGCGCAGCCTCAAGGCTTCTCTGATCTTCCTCATCGGCAATCTCGCCATTGGGTCCCTCCCGCTCTCAAAAGAGCGAAAGGCTACCCGCCACGTGATTGCTCAGCACCCCGCCAAAGGGCTCCGCGATCTTGTCCGCGAACCCCGGAATCTTGTCCGCGCTAAATCGGAATGCTTGTCCGCGTCAGATTGGAATCCTTGTCCGCGCTACCCCGGTGCGCGCATGAAGCTGCAATCAGGCGCGACAGGTGCCGTGGACGCGAGGAATGTGAAGCAGTTCGCCTGCGGTTCCTGGTACTGGGCGCAGGAGGCCAAAGCGCCGAGCGCGGTGAGAAGAAACAGAGTACGAATCATGAAAGCCTCCAAAAGTCCGGGCGGTCGCGGTAATCGGCGCCGACCAGCGCCTCGCCTTTTTCCATGCCGCCGAGGATGGTGAGATTGGGCCCGAGGGCGCTCAGATCGGCATCGACGACGATCGAGCCCTGGTCGTCGCGGATGAGCGCAAGGCGGCTGTCGCTGCCGGTGTTGAGAAGCACATCGAGTTCCTTCTCATAGAGGTTCAGCATCGCGTAATCGGCGGCATGGGCGCGGATGTTCGGAAGCAGGATTTGTGTGGGCACCGCTTCGACGATGGTCTTGCCGGTTCGGGTGCGCTCGAGCTGGCTGGCGTATTGCGTCATCATTACCGCAACGGTGTTCTGCTTGCGCGCGGTCACGAGCCAGTTCGACAGCCGCTCGGCGAAATACGCGTTATCGAGCGCCTTCCAGGCCTCGTCGATCACGATGATGGTGGGGCGCCGATCCTCGATCTCGCGCTCAACCCGGCGGAAGAGATAGGAGAGGACGGCCATGCGTTCCTTCTCGGCCTCGCTGTCGAGAATGCCGGTCAGATCGAAGCCCACCACATCGCCCTTCAGCGAGAAGGTGTCTTCCAGCGTCTGTCCGAAAATCCAGCCGTAGCGGCCCTCTTCGGTCCACTCGAGCAGGCGCTGGTGCAGATCGCCGCCATCATCGGTGGACACAAAAAGAGATGCGAAGTCGCGCCAGTTCCGCAAGGCTGGGTTCGTGGCCTGCGCATTCTGGCGCACGACCTCCTGAATGCGATTTGTTTGCGCGGGCGTCAGCGGCTTGTCGGCACGATAGAGCAGGGTGGCGAGCCAGTCCGAGAGCCAGGCGGTGCCGCGCGCATCGGTCTCGGTCCAGAGCGGGTTGAGGCCCGTGGGTTGGCCGGCTTTGAGCGATGCATAACGCCCGCCATTGGCGCGGACCGCCATCTCCATACCGAGGCGGTAATCGAAGACGAAGATCCGCGACCCTGCTCGACGAGCTTGCGTCATGAGGAAGGCCGAGAGGACCGATTTGCCTGACCCGGGTCGTCCCATGATCAGTGTATGCCCGCTGGTGGGTTCTTTGTCGGGCGAGCCTTGCTCGTGATAGGAAAACCGATAGGCGCTCTGCTCGGGCGTGGGCAGATAGGTGATGACGCGGCCCCAAGGGGTTTTCGTGGCGGGTTTGCCGAGTTGGGTCCGGTGGAAGGCCGCGAAATCCGCGAAGTTGCGATTGGTGATGGCACTGGCGCGCACGCGCTTGGGCTGGTTGCCGGGATGCTGACTGAGGTAATGCGCCTTGGCCGCGACCCGCTCGCCGATCATCTTCACGCCTTCGGCGGCCGCGGCGTTCACGATCTCGGCGCTCAAGCTCTGCAACTCGTCCAGCGTATCGCAGAAAATCGTCACGACCATGTGGTGCTCGCCGAAGCTCTGCCGCTTGGCCTCCAGATCATCGGCAGCGATATCGAGGGCTTCCATGAGCGAGAGGGCCGCGTCCTGGCTGGCCTGCATCTGGCGCTTCTGGCGCTTGATCCGGCCCGCCATGAGGTTCGAATTGATCGGCGTGAAGGAATGCGTGACGATCATGTCGACCGGCAGGTTCAGCATGTCGAACATGGTGCAGGAGGTGCCTTCCGAGTATTCCCCGATGGTGAAACTCTTGCCGTACCGGTGTCCCACGACGCCTTCGGAGAGCTCGAAGTGATCGCCTTGAAACGTCACTCGCGTGTTGGCGACGTTGAAGGACAGGAAGCCATAGGTGTTTGCGGGATAGAGCGGCAGTTCCTGGCCAGTGTTGAGGGCCCCCAGAAAGCCGATCAACTCGCCGGACTTGGCCGAAAGCACACGTGGGTTAAGCTCCGTCAGGCCAGACAGGAACACGTTTACGGCCTCGCCTAATCGGCGAAGGCGCTTCTCGGTCGCTTCCTTGAGGCGATCCGGCGCGCTGCGGTTCAGGAATGGCAGGACGCTTTTTGGAGGAGGGCGATGGATGATCGTAAGGGTGAGCGTCTTGTCGCGCAGCCCGCTGGTCTCTAGCTTCTTGCGCCAGAGCCGGTCGACTTCTCCCGCGAAACTGTCCTCGCGCAGGGGCTCGAGGTCCGGCGTGATCGCCTTCGAGACCTTATGGACGTAATAGCTGAACTCCGGCCCCAATTGCGCAATGATCCGAGCGAAGAGCGCGGTCACCTTGTCGAGATAGGCATCATCCGTCGTATAGCTGTTGACCCCGTCGAGCCGGATGCACTGAAAAAGCTCGTTCACCCGGGTTCGCACGGTGCGGTCATCGACCAGGCTGACGTAAGGTAGCATATGCGCGAGGCGGGTCTCGCGCGCATACCAGTCTGGCGTCATTGTGCGGGCATCGAGCGCAGCATCACGGGCGTCATCACGGGGCATAGCTGTCCCCGCCATGGATGGACCTGTTGCGCGTGGGCGGTGTCTCCTGCAGGGCCGTCATCATCACGTCGATGAAACGCGGGTCCCAATCTGCGGCCTTCCACAGCACCGGATAAAGAAGGGCGGCCACGCCCAGCACCCCGATGTGCTGGACCCAGACGAACAAGAGCACCGAACCGAAGAGCCAGACCATCGCGTACATGATGGGCAGGCCCAGAAGCTTCGGCGGGCGCACGAGGCCGAGAAAGAGAGGCGCGCGCTCAGCCACCGGCAAAGACCGCGGCAACGATGGTGGGGGCGGCGGCAACACCAGCGATGCCCACGAGGACCCAGAGCGCCTGGCGCAGATCGATGATGTTGAAGAACCAGCTGAGAAAGACCCCGAGAACGGCAAGCGTCGCGATGACAACGCCAAGTGGGCCGGTCAGCGCGTCGACAATGCCCTGTAACAAGCTTTGGATCGGGGAGAGATCAATGCTCTGGGCGAGGGCGGGTTCGGCAATCAGCAGGAATAGCGCCAGCGAGGCGACAAAGACGTTTGAAATCTGTTTCATGAATTTGATCCTTCCAATCGGGCCACGACGGCCATGACACGGGCCACGTGGTTCTGGGTTTCTCGGTAAGGGGGAATGCCACCGTGTTGGCGCACGGCTTCCGGCCCCGCGTTGTAGGCCGCCAGCGCCAGATGCGGATCGCCGAACGTCTCCAGCATCATCGCGAGGTAGCGGGCGGAGCCGTCGAGGTTCTGCAGCGGATCACGCGGGTTGACGCCCAGATCACGCGCCGTCGCTGGCATCAATTGACCAAGGCCAATGGCACCTGCACTTGAAATCGCATCCTGCCGGTAGGCGCTCTCAACCTCGATATTGGCCCGATAGAGAGCCAGCCAATCCGTCACGGAAAGCCCCGCGCGACGCAGGCCGGGATGGCCGGCATAGCGCAAGGCCGTGGTCTGAATCCCGGAGAGGACATCGGCGCGGGGCAGGGGAGTCAGGCGAGCAAGGGCCGCGACTTGGACGCCCTCTTGCTCGGCCTCTACCTCGCCGAAGATCGCGATCCCATCTGAGGCCGAACCCTGACCAATCCCGTCATTGTAGTTTCGAGCAAAGCTGCTTTGGGAGCGGGACGGGATCAGGGAGCCGTCGCTCTCCATGACCAGCACCATTTGCGCGGAGGCTGGCGCGGCGACCAGCCAGAGGCAGACGAGGTTAGTTGTCAGCGCCCTTGTCTGATGGGGCTTTGTCTGACGGCGGAAGTTTGTGGGTCCGGCTTGTCCCCGCCTCAAGCGGCAGGTCGACATGCGCAAAGCCAAGGCCAATGAAGAAAGACACCACGCCGGAGATCGTTTTGAACTCGCGGATCTTGATATCGTTGTAGGTCGTCCGCGTGCGGGCGGTGACGAGGAGCTTTTCCACGCCATCATCAGAGACAACGCGCATGATCCAGACCCCGTAATAGCTGGGGCCTTTCTTATGTGCCGACTCCTGGCACAGGATTTCTGCGCTATAGCCGCTTTCCACGAGTTCGCGGAACCTGGCTTCCGTAACCACATTTGGTGCTTCGATGTCCCAGTTCATGGCCCGGCTCACGCTTTCTCCAATGGCGCGACCCCAGGCATTCCTACTTGAAGCCCAGAGTTACGATAGTATACTATCAACCGCAAGATGTAATATCGTGCTTTAGCTGTAGTTTGGTCACGCAAACACTAGTCACGGCCAGTGTCTGCGATCAAGGAGATAACAGGTTTGAGAAACCCAAGGTTGATATGCCTGCTCCCATTGCAAGCTATGGTCCTTCTAATCTGCGTTCCCGGGCCGGTTTTGGCGGAATCCTGCTTCGCCCCGGCCCGTCCTTTCGTGCCAAGCGATTCGCAGGCAGTGCGGGACTATGCAGACATCATCCGTGGCGATTTCGAAGATTACATTCAGGATATCCAGAGCTACTTCCGTTGCCTCGACGGTGAACGGGCCCGCGCGTTCGAGGAGGCGAGGGAGGTCAGTGAGGACTATGGCCGATTTCTGCAATTGGTAGGGGATTGATGGGCAGCTTCGGGAGCATCAGACTTGCAGCCCATGGAAACCAGACGCCGATAACACCCTCAAGTATCTACTTTTTAGATAACAGATTTCATCCGCTAGCGACGTCACAAAAGGTATGTGACGCGTGGCGAATACAATTAGAAGCAAAGGGCAAGAGGCTTTGTGCCAGGCGTTGGTCGACGCGCGTAAAAACGCGGGTCTCGGTCAGGACGACTTGGCGGACAGGCTCAAGTGCCATCAATCTCTCGTGGCGCGCATTGAGAGCGGCGAACGCCGGATCGACGTGGTCGAGCTGGTCGTTTTGGCGCGTGCCATCGGCTTTGACCCATTCGAGGTTCTGGCGATCGTCGAAGCCGCCACGGAGCCCGACCACAGGATTTGAACCATTTGATTGATCGAAAACACCGGTGCTGAGCTCTCCCGGTGTGAAGAGCGCTATCACGAGGACAAACAGTAACCGATAATAACCAGGCTCGGCATGCGGTTGCAGCAAGCGATTTAAGATCCAGGCTGCTGTCCACAACGCCGAATTGTAGGAAGTCAGTAAACAGTGAACGAAGATGAGGTCGAAGGCGTCGCGATCGCGAATTTGATCGGGATGGATGAGCGTAGTGTTGTCGGGTGGGTGTATCGCTGGAATACGGGCGCGCTGGCGGTGATGTGGGATGTCAATGGCCCGCAGCGGGTTTCAAAGTGTCTGCCTGACCTCAGTGACGCTGAAAAGCGTGAAATCGACTTCGGTGGATTGACCCAAATTCCGAGGCGCGACAGCTGGCAAGATCAGTCATGACAACTCGAAGCCAATCGAGGGTATCTGTGCATAAAGCGGTACCCTGGGCAGAGTTGACTCGGAGAGTGTCTGCGGCGAATGACGTTTGACAGGCCACTGGAACGGGTCAGTAATCGACCTGTTCAAACCCATAGTTACCCGCGTAGTCGCGCCAATCCACGAATACCGATCGATTAAAAACGCTTGGGCAGTTCGACCCCCAGCCTTCGAGCCCGACATGAGCATCGGGTAGAGCCGTCGGCGCAGATACGGCCCATGAAAATTTGCCCTGCGTGCCGTAGGTGCCAAGATAGACCAGCGCATAGCGTCGGCATTGATTATTTTCTCCAGTTTCTTGCTGAGAGGCGAAGCGAACATCAAAAACTCGAATGGATCGGACAAAATTGAACTCTGGTCCGCTGATGTCGATATCTGCACGATCTTGAACGAGTCGCAGGGCAAGTTCGACGGGAACGAACTCGTTTGATGTTTCGTCAACGCTCCAAACGGCCGTTTTTGCCATTACTTCAGGTGCTTGACGGGTCATGGGAAATGACTGGCGTGGCCGCACATTATCAATCCGGAAGAACGCGTCGAAGGTCCGATTTGTTCCGCTCGGTTGAGGTTCGATCTCATAGGAGGCGCCCATGGGACAGCGCCAGATTTGTAGCGGCGGTTCCACCGGCCAAGGCGTAATTCGTCGGATGAATTCGGCACGGGCCCGGGCGCAAGGGACGGACGCGGGCCAGCCGCCAGACAGGCAGAGGAGGATCGCGCAGTCGATCGGGTATGTCTGCGCGCGGGCGGGCATCGGCAAGGAAACGCCCGCAAGGGCCAGAGCAACAGCGACCGAGGGGAGGAGCTTTTTGAATGAATAACGCATGCTGAGGAGCCTTCGTGACAGGAGTTCAGCATACATACAATAATATACTATCGCAACATTAAGTATAAAGTCGCATAATGAAGTTTATGTTACGTCTCTTGCTGTATCGACATCCGCATACGGTTTGCCAAGCCAAATCTGCTAACCAGCAGAAACGTAGAGCAAATCAGTCCAATCCTTCAGGCCATCAATCCTGAGGGCTGTTGCCAGCATCGAAAGAAAATCCCTTCTTTCGTCTCGTCATCCAGGAGCGCGCGCCCCGGCATCTTCAAGATCCACGGATACTTCCATCGACAACACATCGCTGGGTCTGCCGTGGAAACTGCCCGTTACTGGAGCAACCTGCTCCATCCTTCTCGCGACGGCGACGGGTACGAGATTGGTGGAGCCGACCGACCTGTTGGTGGGATCAAACGGGATCCAACCCGCTCCGGGAACGAACACCTCGACCCAGGCGTGTGTGGAACCGCTTCCCACTGTTCCGACCCGGTCCCCCGAGGGATTGAACAGATATCCTGATACAAGCCTGGCCCCGAAGCCTAGTGTCCGGGTGGCCTCGGC contains:
- a CDS encoding TrbG/VirB9 family P-type conjugative transfer protein, with translation MFPARLFILLIALLPGLAFAEAIPRGGPNDNRVRLATYQEGQVYRLSVSLTHVTTVEFGEGESIRSIIAGDTEGFEIDGVPGGQAFAIKPVARGVHTNVTVYTNRRSYYFNVEETRSPTFYVVQFRYPEDNTRPTRAIAAQAPNYNYGASARTEFTPTRVWDDGTFTYFEFPRNAPVPAIFRYANGRERTVNTQTPEDGVIRVSGVNRQWVLRIGEEVVCIEATPPAGVGS
- a CDS encoding virB8 family protein; this translates as MVASEQEIIEEELVYGALRRERLWQRLGLTGLVFGGIGCLSAAAVSILDVDPPPVVVPYDPATGFALPEASVGASSVTANQAIIEAEVFRYVTDREVYNQLDNDLRIRNVLRRSDGAAESGLRQIWNSANENYPPTVYGPNARLDVEILSINRIGTNRATVRLRKRLTSINGVQTGLFTATLLFEFRPETRRSIDEVWTNPFGFTVLEYSIRSDRLEN
- a CDS encoding type IV secretion system protein, which codes for MRHLLMRTALATTLGIGLHLGTLSPALAQGVPVVDTQNIAQNIQQLRQMIEDEILQNEQLTQLREQLATLTEQLAELQRTYEALTRLAELPEIIRTEMEDELNGLLDQEFGDILATIEAIKTGDFSGLSGSGAGEIETQMDRVLADLGFDDDTLTEMATSGNPGANRVATQATTGALVSAAAQNSYEDAGQSLERVDRLVGLIDDMDELKESIDLNTRVTAELAIALVAMWQLEAVQTVGDGTGGVIDAATIAEEQRFMDFTLPDLRAE
- a CDS encoding lytic transglycosylase domain-containing protein, translated to MPTNDSGLTARDIVETGDREADLAVQADKLAVRELIAEIEREQLETLQRILDAQTSFGGQGPTAMISGLENGSGDPARSVETVYGNAETDPNPGGAQMFGDAAENIEQLIIRVAQETSGFAGVGRAGLSPVQWRALLQALIWQESRFTIGARSPVGAFGLTQIMPGTASDLGINPEYYNSPYLQVHGGARYLAAQLNTFDGNVINALAAYNAGPGRVFEYGGVPPFRETQHYVQVIPERYNLYLSRIGGIEALGTIDPALLANANLSMTGHGAAFYGNNSPAAIRQAALRIQDIVTRISATEDVQESVALNTYARAELVRLVAARIRLQAARTRVLSAEELAQASARMAEGAFMEFTIREID
- the istB gene encoding IS21-like element helper ATPase IstB — protein: MLDHPTHDLLRQLKLDGMADAFTELQSQDSAADMGHAEWLGLLIDREVANRTTKRFQSRLRAAKLRHGGACVEDVDFRAARRLDKALFQQLAAGRWIKEKRNLLITGPCGVGKTWLACALGQRACRDNATVIYKRLPRLFSELQLAHDDGRFPRMFRQLVKADLLILDDWGPERMTAPQRRDMMEIIEDRYGSGATLVTSQLPVDAWHNIIDEPTFADAILDRLIHNAHRLPLDGPSMRKTRDAPATKTVDEQTDT
- the istA gene encoding IS21 family transposase codes for the protein MARLPMRKIREALRLRASGLTTREVGDSIGVGRTSVSEYVGRAARAGLSWPLPDDLTDAALEALLFPVPPPDAATTYPKPDWAHVHSELRRPGVTLSLLWEEYREAHPKGYGYSRFCELYRRWEGRLAPVMRQHHVAGEALYVDYAGQTFEIVDPETGEVRQAEFFVAALGASNLTYAEATWTQGLSDWIGSHTRTFAFLGGVPTTVVSDNLKSGVTKACFHDPQINRSYADMAAHYDTAIIPARPRKPRDKATVEVAVQLAQRWIHARLRNRRFSSLAELNAAIRELLERFNNRRTRHLGASRRELFEQIERHALQPLPLEPYEFAEWRCRKVGLDYHVEIDRHYYSVPHTLLKAEVWARITSRTIEIFHKDQRVASHVRTSGNRKHTTVMDHMPSNHRAYADWTPERLCRWASKVGPNTASLVEVIMRERKHPVQGFRACLGILRLSKGYAATEFEAAANYALTIGAHSYGSLQSILKNKRYRRAPDRPAEEPAITHPNIRGADYFH
- a CDS encoding VirB4 family type IV secretion/conjugal transfer ATPase codes for the protein MPRDDARDAALDARTMTPDWYARETRLAHMLPYVSLVDDRTVRTRVNELFQCIRLDGVNSYTTDDAYLDKVTALFARIIAQLGPEFSYYVHKVSKAITPDLEPLREDSFAGEVDRLWRKKLETSGLRDKTLTLTIIHRPPPKSVLPFLNRSAPDRLKEATEKRLRRLGEAVNVFLSGLTELNPRVLSAKSGELIGFLGALNTGQELPLYPANTYGFLSFNVANTRVTFQGDHFELSEGVVGHRYGKSFTIGEYSEGTSCTMFDMLNLPVDMIVTHSFTPINSNLMAGRIKRQKRQMQASQDAALSLMEALDIAADDLEAKRQSFGEHHMVVTIFCDTLDELQSLSAEIVNAAAAEGVKMIGERVAAKAHYLSQHPGNQPKRVRASAITNRNFADFAAFHRTQLGKPATKTPWGRVITYLPTPEQSAYRFSYHEQGSPDKEPTSGHTLIMGRPGSGKSVLSAFLMTQARRAGSRIFVFDYRLGMEMAVRANGGRYASLKAGQPTGLNPLWTETDARGTAWLSDWLATLLYRADKPLTPAQTNRIQEVVRQNAQATNPALRNWRDFASLFVSTDDGGDLHQRLLEWTEEGRYGWIFGQTLEDTFSLKGDVVGFDLTGILDSEAEKERMAVLSYLFRRVEREIEDRRPTIIVIDEAWKALDNAYFAERLSNWLVTARKQNTVAVMMTQYASQLERTRTGKTIVEAVPTQILLPNIRAHAADYAMLNLYEKELDVLLNTGSDSRLALIRDDQGSIVVDADLSALGPNLTILGGMEKGEALVGADYRDRPDFWRLS
- a CDS encoding type IV secretion system protein VirB3; the protein is MAERAPLFLGLVRPPKLLGLPIMYAMVWLFGSVLLFVWVQHIGVLGVAALLYPVLWKAADWDPRFIDVMMTALQETPPTRNRSIHGGDSYAP